In one Nocardia tengchongensis genomic region, the following are encoded:
- a CDS encoding alpha/beta fold hydrolase, producing MTTIETATLPVAGAELYYEIRGTGPMLLISQSGEGDARRSEALVRNLENEFTVVTYDRRGLSRSRIHDENARPSVATHADDVHRLLAAVTDQPALMLGCSMGASLGLHLAATHPEQVHTLIAHEPVSPWLLAATQRAHHQRELEECQEVCRAQGWRAALAPMARTLGINPADQEIEEGVQLPPITPERAGNFTYFIEQDFTAIREDSLDVARLARTTTRILPAVGRRTPAQVFDRLCAVELSQLMGVEVTEFPGGHNGNLTHPAAYAATIRELAAGNR from the coding sequence ATGACCACGATCGAAACCGCCACCCTCCCCGTCGCCGGCGCCGAGCTGTACTACGAGATCCGCGGCACCGGACCGATGCTGCTCATCTCCCAGAGCGGCGAGGGCGACGCGCGACGCAGCGAAGCCCTGGTGCGCAACCTCGAGAACGAATTCACCGTCGTCACCTACGACCGGCGGGGCCTGTCGCGCAGCCGGATTCACGACGAGAACGCCCGGCCCAGCGTCGCCACCCACGCCGACGACGTGCACCGGCTGCTGGCCGCGGTGACCGATCAGCCCGCGCTCATGCTCGGGTGCAGCATGGGCGCCTCACTCGGATTGCACCTGGCCGCAACACATCCCGAGCAGGTGCACACCCTGATCGCGCACGAGCCCGTCTCGCCCTGGCTGCTCGCGGCCACCCAGCGCGCACACCACCAGCGCGAACTCGAGGAATGCCAGGAGGTGTGCCGGGCGCAGGGGTGGCGGGCCGCGCTGGCTCCGATGGCCCGCACGCTCGGCATCAACCCCGCCGACCAGGAGATCGAGGAAGGCGTGCAGCTGCCGCCGATCACGCCCGAAAGGGCCGGCAATTTCACCTATTTCATCGAGCAGGACTTCACGGCCATCCGCGAGGATTCGCTCGACGTCGCCCGGCTCGCGCGGACCACCACCCGCATCCTGCCCGCCGTCGGACGGCGGACGCCCGCGCAGGTCTTCGACCGGCTGTGCGCCGTCGAACTGTCGCAGCTGATGGGCGTCGAGGTCACCGAATTCCCCGGCGGCCACAACGGCAACCTGACCCACCCGGCCGCCTACGCCGCGACCATTCGCGAGCTGGCGGCCGGGAATCGGTAG
- a CDS encoding metal-dependent phosphohydrolase: protein MGMSLDAELLDRWTTLAGPHAHAVGEDLVRRYREPHRRYHTVEHLAAMLAVIDDLAADAADLDAVRYAAFFHDAVYAMDGTDNEEASARLAESTLPALGLDAATVAEVARLVRLTGGHHPDPTDRNGAVLCDADLAILAADESGYAAYTAAVRAEYAHVPDDLFRSGRAAVLAALAEGPALFRTPTARARFEGPARANLAAEIASLTGR, encoded by the coding sequence ATGGGGATGAGCCTGGACGCGGAACTGCTGGACCGCTGGACGACATTGGCCGGGCCGCACGCCCACGCGGTGGGGGAGGACCTGGTCCGCCGCTACCGCGAGCCGCACCGCCGCTATCACACCGTCGAACACCTGGCCGCCATGCTCGCGGTCATCGACGACCTCGCCGCCGACGCCGCCGACCTGGACGCGGTCCGCTACGCCGCGTTCTTCCACGACGCGGTCTACGCCATGGACGGCACCGACAACGAGGAGGCCAGCGCCCGCCTGGCCGAATCCACCCTGCCCGCACTGGGACTCGACGCCGCCACGGTGGCCGAGGTGGCGCGCCTGGTCCGGCTGACCGGCGGCCATCACCCGGACCCCACCGACCGCAACGGCGCGGTGCTCTGCGACGCCGACCTGGCGATCCTGGCCGCCGACGAATCCGGTTACGCCGCCTACACCGCGGCCGTCCGCGCCGAATACGCGCACGTGCCCGACGACTTGTTCCGCTCGGGTCGCGCCGCAGTCCTGGCCGCCCTCGCCGAGGGCCCCGCGCTGTTCCGAACCCCGACCGCCCGCGCTCGTTTCGAAGGGCCCGCGCGCGCGAACCTGGCCGCCGAAATCGCCTCGCTCACAGGTCGATAG
- a CDS encoding MarR family winged helix-turn-helix transcriptional regulator has translation MNGVELFLLGRALMKIGEQALPGAGAHGGNRAVLVVLSDVLGHPGTTISEVAARTGLPQSAVSGAVARLRETGSVVAETDPHDRRRSLLEAARDISGRVAEVRATTIDDAVATALGGDDGIDEVIAALELLSRRLHIRPDSPADQLSKPKPV, from the coding sequence ATGAACGGAGTCGAACTGTTCCTGCTGGGCCGCGCCCTGATGAAGATCGGCGAACAAGCCCTGCCCGGCGCCGGCGCCCACGGTGGCAACCGGGCGGTACTGGTCGTCCTCAGTGACGTTCTCGGGCACCCGGGCACCACCATCAGCGAGGTCGCCGCCCGCACCGGACTGCCGCAGAGCGCGGTCTCGGGCGCGGTGGCCCGGCTGCGGGAGACCGGTTCGGTGGTGGCCGAGACCGATCCGCACGACCGGCGCCGCTCCCTGCTCGAAGCGGCCCGCGACATCTCCGGGCGGGTGGCCGAGGTCCGGGCGACCACCATCGACGACGCGGTCGCGACGGCACTCGGCGGCGACGACGGCATCGACGAGGTGATCGCGGCCCTCGAGCTGCTGTCGCGTCGCCTGCACATCCGCCCCGACAGCCCGGCCGATCAGCTGTCGAAGCCCAAACCCGTGTAG
- a CDS encoding metallophosphoesterase, producing the protein MKYVPRAVLFLCVPALLFLLPWWLLVYTTLSGPAFWLGTAVFALGYLALPAGMLLGHGPRQSDAAALVGDTLLGVMWVVFTWSAIGAVARGVLAVAGIDDPGRSRIVAVAVLAVAAVLTAYAIYSARRVPRVRTVEVEIPGLGAGLDGLRMAVVTDTHFAVTDRLRWSEQVVAEVNALRPDIACHAGDLADGSVAKRAAQVDPLGKVEAEFGRFYITGNHEYFGDAPGWIEHMAGLGWRPMRNEHEVITRNGDSLVLAGIDDPTGTGLPGHGPDLTAALTGADPALPVVLLAHQPRQVADAVASGVALQISGHTHGGQIWPFHYLVRLEQPVVAGLSRHGDHTQLYTSRGTGFWGPQLRLFAPSEITLLILRSPR; encoded by the coding sequence GTGAAGTACGTTCCCCGCGCGGTTCTGTTCCTCTGCGTGCCCGCGCTGCTGTTCCTGCTCCCGTGGTGGCTGCTGGTCTACACCACCCTGTCCGGTCCCGCCTTCTGGCTGGGCACCGCGGTGTTCGCACTCGGCTACCTGGCGCTGCCCGCGGGCATGCTGCTCGGTCACGGCCCTCGGCAATCGGATGCGGCCGCCCTGGTGGGTGACACGCTGCTCGGGGTGATGTGGGTGGTGTTCACCTGGTCGGCGATCGGCGCGGTGGCCCGCGGCGTCCTGGCCGTCGCCGGGATCGACGATCCGGGTCGTTCGCGGATCGTGGCCGTCGCGGTGCTCGCCGTCGCCGCCGTCCTGACCGCGTACGCGATCTACAGCGCCCGCCGGGTGCCGCGGGTGCGGACCGTCGAGGTCGAAATCCCCGGGCTCGGAGCCGGATTGGACGGTCTGCGCATGGCCGTGGTCACCGACACCCACTTCGCCGTCACCGACCGGTTGCGCTGGTCGGAGCAGGTGGTCGCCGAGGTCAACGCGCTGCGCCCCGATATCGCCTGCCACGCGGGCGATCTCGCGGACGGTTCGGTGGCCAAGCGTGCGGCGCAGGTGGATCCGCTGGGCAAGGTCGAGGCCGAGTTCGGCCGGTTCTACATCACCGGCAATCACGAATACTTCGGCGACGCCCCCGGCTGGATCGAGCACATGGCAGGTCTGGGCTGGCGGCCGATGCGCAACGAGCACGAGGTCATCACCCGTAACGGCGACAGCCTGGTGCTGGCCGGCATCGACGACCCCACCGGCACCGGCCTGCCCGGCCACGGCCCCGACCTGACCGCGGCCCTCACCGGCGCGGACCCGGCGCTGCCGGTCGTGCTGCTGGCGCATCAGCCCAGGCAGGTCGCCGACGCGGTGGCTTCCGGTGTGGCGCTGCAGATCTCGGGTCACACCCACGGCGGCCAGATCTGGCCGTTCCACTACCTGGTCCGGCTGGAGCAGCCGGTGGTCGCGGGCCTGAGCCGGCACGGCGACCACACCCAGCTCTACACCAGCCGCGGCACCGGGTTCTGGGGTCCGCAGCTGCGCCTGTTCGCCCCCAGCGAGATCACCCTGCTGATCCTGCGCTCGCCCCGCTGA
- a CDS encoding Lrp/AsnC family transcriptional regulator, with protein sequence MTDQTSGRGAPHLDDISKRIITELQEDGRRAYATIGKVVGLSEAAVRQRVQKLADAGVIQIVAVTDPLQVGLFRQAMLAITVDGSVQPVADALALIDEINYVVICAGRYDILCEAVCPDDEALLDLVSNRIRALAGVRHAEIMVYLKLRKQTYKWGTR encoded by the coding sequence GTGACGGACCAGACCTCCGGACGCGGCGCCCCGCACCTGGACGACATCTCCAAACGGATCATCACCGAACTCCAGGAGGACGGCCGCCGCGCCTACGCGACCATCGGCAAGGTGGTCGGCCTGTCCGAGGCGGCCGTGCGCCAGCGGGTCCAGAAGCTGGCCGACGCCGGCGTCATCCAGATCGTCGCCGTCACCGATCCGCTGCAGGTCGGGCTGTTCCGGCAGGCCATGCTCGCCATCACCGTCGACGGCTCGGTCCAGCCGGTCGCCGACGCCCTGGCCCTCATCGACGAGATCAACTACGTGGTGATCTGCGCGGGCCGCTACGACATCCTCTGCGAAGCGGTCTGCCCCGACGACGAAGCCCTGCTCGATCTGGTGTCGAACCGCATCCGCGCGCTGGCGGGGGTGCGGCACGCGGAGATCATGGTCTACCTGAAGCTCCGTAAGCAGACCTACAAGTGGGGCACGCGCTGA
- a CDS encoding TetR family transcriptional regulator — MTVETGPRRSDATRAAILEAARRRFAEDGYRKATIRAIAADAGIDPSMVMRYYGNKDGLFDAALDVDLALPDLGAADPDSVGGLLAARFLELWEQPPTSEILLTLMRSALTDEAVAERTRRIFAQQLMPAVLRFGDPADAPHRAGLIASQILGLALCRYVLRLPPVVALTQEQIVAEVGPTVQRYLTLGAA; from the coding sequence ATGACTGTGGAGACGGGTCCGCGGCGCTCGGACGCCACCCGCGCGGCGATTCTGGAGGCGGCGCGCCGGCGCTTCGCCGAGGACGGCTACCGGAAGGCCACCATCCGGGCGATCGCCGCCGACGCCGGCATCGATCCCTCGATGGTGATGCGGTACTACGGCAACAAGGACGGATTGTTCGACGCCGCACTCGATGTCGACCTGGCGCTGCCGGATCTCGGTGCGGCCGACCCGGATTCGGTGGGCGGCCTGCTCGCGGCACGCTTCCTGGAGTTGTGGGAACAGCCGCCGACCAGTGAAATCCTGCTCACCCTGATGCGTTCGGCGCTCACCGACGAGGCCGTGGCCGAACGCACCCGCCGCATCTTCGCCCAGCAGCTGATGCCCGCCGTGCTCCGTTTCGGCGACCCGGCCGACGCCCCGCACCGGGCGGGCCTGATCGCCTCCCAGATCCTCGGACTCGCGTTGTGCCGCTACGTCTTGCGGCTGCCGCCGGTGGTGGCGCTCACCCAGGAACAGATCGTGGCCGAGGTCGGCCCGACCGTGCAGCGCTACCTGACCCTCGGCGCGGCCTGA